The following coding sequences are from one Methanosarcina sp. WWM596 window:
- a CDS encoding VWA domain-containing protein: protein MQNPKSSKKGFEDLSGSGRELYFDQVFNPFTILNTELREFLATPRKVPHRLREEIAKVLIYELLSGKSYEIKDEKRFMEKFGVFYPIFLSMRNQQVWEEVKTLAGANRMAGIFLLKSLLEEIFTLLEDYEKIEQTLFKKSQKGLEKSLKALKELISETQAIWERNRLERSESPKYSDWQRNVNEWQDRKKAEDDNQRAGNNSQGNFHKNDEDRIESKQSQEPENTAALERLASMTLEFMFSEKAGEAVDSVIGERIAAKLEELIPVLEDHLEMLEILSMLFPGRMWDYSLQALHREYFENLEKYAAILRKSSDLHEILEQVGRIELEYGSKKLQLSPHSKSEVHSITFSGEIQTLLPVEAVKLKHPILKLKFYADMIEEKLLTYQLRGKNWNSNSAGKKRKGSVVALVDTSGSMRGAPEIFAKAVVLAITRRMLRENRDVKVILFSSKWQTVEIKLTDKKRMGKEFLDFLKYTFGGGTDFNTALRAGLKAIKEEKAYQGADLLFLTDGASELSEIPLIREWNEIKAERKARIFSLIIGNYDAGGLDQVSDHTYIIPDAGNWQAEESPARFIKAISRPVRGV from the coding sequence ATGCAGAACCCGAAAAGTTCGAAAAAAGGTTTCGAAGACCTGTCCGGATCAGGCAGGGAATTATATTTTGATCAGGTGTTTAATCCCTTTACTATATTAAATACCGAACTGCGGGAATTTCTGGCAACTCCCCGAAAAGTGCCTCACAGGCTCAGAGAAGAGATTGCCAAGGTCCTTATTTATGAACTCCTCTCAGGAAAAAGCTACGAGATAAAAGACGAAAAACGCTTTATGGAGAAATTTGGAGTTTTTTATCCGATTTTCCTCAGTATGAGAAACCAGCAGGTCTGGGAAGAAGTAAAAACCCTTGCAGGAGCAAACCGTATGGCAGGGATTTTTCTCTTGAAAAGTCTGCTGGAAGAAATTTTTACTCTTCTTGAAGATTACGAAAAAATAGAACAGACCCTGTTCAAAAAATCCCAGAAAGGGCTGGAAAAGAGTCTGAAAGCCCTGAAAGAATTGATCAGTGAAACTCAAGCCATATGGGAAAGGAACAGGCTGGAAAGGTCTGAAAGCCCGAAATACTCTGACTGGCAGAGAAATGTGAACGAATGGCAGGACAGAAAAAAGGCAGAAGATGATAACCAGAGAGCAGGAAATAATAGCCAGGGAAATTTCCATAAAAATGATGAAGATCGGATAGAGAGCAAACAGAGCCAGGAGCCTGAAAACACTGCAGCGTTGGAAAGACTTGCCTCAATGACCCTGGAATTCATGTTCAGCGAAAAAGCTGGAGAAGCAGTTGACTCTGTAATAGGAGAAAGGATAGCTGCAAAGCTTGAGGAGCTTATCCCTGTCCTCGAAGACCACCTGGAAATGCTTGAGATCCTCTCCATGCTCTTTCCAGGAAGAATGTGGGACTACTCTTTACAGGCCCTTCACAGGGAATACTTCGAAAACCTTGAAAAATATGCAGCAATTCTCAGGAAGAGTTCCGACCTGCATGAGATTCTCGAACAGGTTGGCAGAATTGAGCTTGAGTACGGCTCAAAGAAACTGCAGTTGTCGCCGCACAGCAAAAGTGAAGTGCACTCAATTACTTTTTCAGGGGAGATCCAGACCCTGCTTCCGGTAGAAGCCGTAAAACTCAAACACCCCATCCTGAAGCTCAAGTTCTATGCTGACATGATCGAAGAAAAACTCCTTACATACCAGCTCAGAGGGAAAAACTGGAACTCAAACTCTGCAGGAAAAAAGAGAAAAGGATCTGTGGTCGCCCTGGTTGATACCTCTGGCTCCATGCGTGGAGCCCCTGAAATTTTTGCAAAAGCCGTGGTACTGGCAATTACAAGGAGGATGTTAAGAGAAAACAGGGATGTCAAAGTAATTCTTTTTTCATCGAAATGGCAGACAGTTGAGATCAAACTTACAGATAAAAAACGCATGGGTAAAGAGTTTCTGGACTTTCTCAAATATACTTTCGGGGGCGGAACAGACTTCAATACGGCTCTTCGTGCAGGGCTCAAAGCAATAAAAGAAGAAAAAGCCTATCAGGGAGCAGACCTCCTTTTCCTTACCGACGGTGCTTCCGAACTCTCAGAAATACCTCTTATCCGGGAATGGAATGAAATAAAAGCCGAAAGAAAAGCCCGCATATTTTCCCTGATAATAGGAAACTATGATGCAGGAGGGCTGGACCAGGTCTCAGACCATACCTATATTATCCCTGATGCCGGAAACTGGCAGGCTGAAGAAAGCCCCGCAAGGTTTATAAAAGCAATCAGCAGACCTGTGAGGGGGGTTTAA